The following proteins are co-located in the Desulfovibrio intestinalis genome:
- a CDS encoding HU family DNA-binding protein → MTKADLVEKIAAKANLTKAAAERALNAFLASVEDALVKESKLTLTGFGTFAVEHRKARQGRNPRTGDTLTIPACKILKFRPGKMLKDSLN, encoded by the coding sequence ATGACTAAGGCTGATCTGGTTGAAAAAATCGCTGCCAAGGCCAATCTGACCAAGGCCGCAGCCGAACGGGCTCTCAACGCTTTTCTCGCTTCCGTCGAAGACGCTCTTGTCAAGGAATCCAAACTTACCCTCACTGGCTTCGGCACCTTTGCGGTAGAACACCGTAAAGCCCGGCAGGGCCGCAACCCCCGCACCGGTGATACTCTCACCATTCCCGCGTGCAAGATTCTCAAGTTCCGCCCCGGCAAAATGCTCAAAGATTCTTTAAACTGA
- the rsmA gene encoding 16S rRNA (adenine(1518)-N(6)/adenine(1519)-N(6))-dimethyltransferase RsmA, with protein sequence MTSSNSGNNSGKGHAPRAKKSLGQHFLRREDICHRIAALIAPCATDRIIEIGPGPGALTRAIEAAPHARLLLLEKDRHWAAERQRLGGKHTQAVLTDALRFDWRRISPQEPWKIIGNLPYNVASPLIWDIVSLSEGWQQAAFMVQKEVGQRLAAPPDSGHYGALSVWVQSYSRPRVEFVVGPGAFSPPPKVDSAVLSFMPLPVSERPAHPALLSRLLRICFQQRRKQLGGIFRRAAQPGLENAFESAQIASNLRPEVLSCHDFQRIAAFWASQLDNKA encoded by the coding sequence GTGACATCCAGTAATTCAGGCAACAACTCCGGCAAGGGGCACGCCCCTCGCGCCAAGAAAAGCCTTGGCCAGCATTTTTTGCGCCGTGAAGATATTTGCCACCGTATTGCCGCTCTCATCGCCCCTTGCGCCACTGACCGCATTATCGAAATCGGCCCTGGCCCCGGCGCGCTGACCCGCGCCATCGAAGCCGCGCCGCATGCCCGCCTGCTGCTGCTTGAAAAAGACCGCCATTGGGCCGCTGAACGGCAACGCCTGGGCGGCAAGCATACGCAGGCAGTGCTTACAGACGCCCTGCGCTTTGACTGGCGGCGCATCAGCCCTCAAGAGCCGTGGAAAATCATAGGCAACCTGCCCTACAATGTGGCATCCCCCCTTATATGGGATATTGTGTCCCTGTCTGAAGGCTGGCAGCAGGCCGCATTTATGGTGCAAAAAGAAGTGGGACAGCGCCTTGCCGCACCGCCGGATTCCGGCCACTACGGCGCGCTTTCAGTGTGGGTGCAAAGCTATTCGCGCCCGCGTGTGGAATTTGTGGTGGGGCCGGGAGCTTTCAGTCCTCCTCCCAAGGTGGATTCCGCAGTATTGAGCTTCATGCCCTTGCCCGTCAGTGAGCGTCCTGCACATCCCGCGCTTTTATCTCGCCTGTTGCGTATCTGTTTTCAGCAACGACGTAAGCAACTTGGCGGAATATTTCGCCGTGCCGCCCAGCCTGGTCTGGAAAACGCGTTTGAAAGTGCGCAAATTGCATCCAACTTGCGTCCTGAAGTTCTTTCTTGTCACGATTTTCAGCGCATAGCTGCTTTTTGGGCGTCACAGCTTGACAACAAGGCATAA